Within Celeribacter marinus, the genomic segment CGTAAACCTGTAGCGAGAACAACGCGACAGCAACGGCAAGCATGTTGGCAACAAGCGACCCAAGAGCGATTTCACCGATCTGGCGTTTGTAGTCTTTGAACTGCCCCCAAAACCAATGCGCACTCTCAAGGTTCGGCACATAAGAGCGCGATAGCGCATCAAGTGTCTTTCCCGCACGCACAAGCGTGCCCGAAAAATACGGCGCAAATTCCGTCTCCAACACTTCGGCCGTGTGATCAGGCGCAGAGCGGTCGTGAATTTTGAGCACGCCGTTATCTTGCCCAAGAACCAAAACGATGTGACCCGATGTCATATACGCCAGTGCGGGCCACAGCCGTGGCTTTAGCGTTGTCACCGTTGCAACCTGTGAATCCAGTCCCACGTCTTTTAACGCGCGCGCCAGTGTGGCTGGGGCAATATCACCCGATTGCGGTCCGAAACTATCAATCACATCAGAGACCGTGGCCAACACGCCGAACCGTGAGGCCAAAAGCGTGACAAGCTCCGCGCGCTGCACCGTCTGCTTTGAGATCGCGGGTGCGACAGGCATAACCGTTGTCGTTGGCGACACTACAGGCTCGGGACGAGTTTGTGGCTGAGCTGGTGCGGCCATCTGAGGCGGGGCAACGGGTTGAGGCGCGGGCTGTAGCGCAACCTCGGGGGCGCGCGGCGCGGGTGCCTCCACAACAGGCTGATCGACTGTGACCGCTTGTTGCGCCCGCGCTTGCATGCGTGCCTTTGCCTCGGCTTTGACGGTTGCAGCGTCCTTCTTGAGCGGCTCCCCCCCATCGGTGGCGGCGCGTGCACGGGCCAATCGCTGGGTTTTCGCGGCCTCACGCGCACGGCGCTCTTCGGCCTGCTCGCGTGCAAGATGCTCTTCGCGCTCCTTGGCGTCTTTGGCGGACTTTGCCGCCATCGCCCGCACCGCTTTGGCGGCGGCACGTTTCTTGTCGAGGTGCGGATCAACGATCTCAACCTCGGGGATCACCGCCACAGGCACGGCTTTTGGCCGCCCACCCAAATGGACTGTCATTGGTCCGACTTTGGCATTCGGGGCTTTGGCTTTGTTTGACACGTCTTTGGGCGCCACAGGGCGCGCCGACGTAATCTTGAATGCCAATTTGCTACCCCGGCTCAAATCTCTGCTCCGTTCGCCAAGACACCAGCCAAACGGGCCGCTTCCAATTGCGTTTGCACGATCTCGTATTTGACATCGATGTGTTTCAACTCGTCGCGTACCATCTGCTCATAGACGCTCAACACATCCATGACCGTCTTTTTGCCGGCCTCGAATTGGTCTTGGAACAGGCGGTAATTTGCACGTGATTGCTGTACCAGATCGGCGGCGTCCCGCTCCTTGCGGCTCAACGCCTGTAGGCTGCTGTCCAATCTCGAACGCTGACGCGCTGCGGTCTCTTGCGCGCGACCGACAAGGGCGAGAGCCGCCCCCTCGCGTGCTTTGCTCGCTTCCATTTCGGCGCGCGTGCCAAGGCCTAGGCCACTGCCCTCATAGTCCAAAGCAGCCGAGCTATTCTTACCAATCAATCCCGTTGCGGACAAAGTGGGCAACAAGGATGCACGCTCCACATGGGCCTCCGCAGAGGCGCGTTTGGCCTCAGCCCGTGCGCGCACCACATCCAATGTCTCAAGGGACGAGGACGCCAATTTGATCCCACTTGGCGCGCTCAATTCAGGCACAGAGTGGCCCGACATCATAGAGCGCAATTCGGAAATCGCGCTATCACGCGCCTCGCTGTGGGTCGCGGCCTCGTGCTCCATCTCGGAGATTTTGGAATGCACCACACGCTCGTCAGCAAGACTGGAAAGCCCCCCGCGCACGCGCTCGCCAACCACACGGTTGAACTCGCGCATCCGCCCTAGACCACTTTGCGCCATCGCGGTTTTTTCGCGCGCCTCAGCGGCGACAACCAGTAGCTCCAGCCCCGAATGAACGCGGTCGTTTTCATCTTGAGCCAAGACAACCGCAGCCACTTCGACATCGGCGGCAGCAAATTCGCGCTCGGCCTTTTTCTTGCCGTTGTCGTACAACACCTGATTGACCAATAACCCGGCCGCGAATTCACCCAATGACGTCAACGAGATGGAAGGGCCAATCGTGGGAAGCCAGTTTTTATCACGCGACACAGACCGCATTTTGGCCGCACGCAACTCTGCCTGCGCCACACCTGATGAGGTTTCAAGCAACGTCGATGCCAACGTGTCATAGGGCGAGCCTGCATCCAACACACTGCGCCGCGAAATCAGGCCCGAAATGATCTCGGATCCGCTATCAGAATTGGCCGCCGCAAGTTGCGGCGCACCCGTCACCATCGGGGCCGGAGCCGCCATTTGGTCACGTACAAACGCCACAGGTTTGACATCGGAGAGTTTGGACATCAAAGGCGCATCCATACATCCAGACAGAGCAGTGGTTGCCCCGATAAAGATACAAACTGAAAGACCCTTGCGCATGACACCCTCACTCAACACCTGCGTGAACTGACCCCGAAAAGACACAAGACGTCCTTACGGGAGCACCACTTCGATATCGTGATCTACCAGAACCTGACCCTCGTCGCCCAATGTATAGACATCGTAGGTCGCGCCATCGATTTGCGTCGATTGGCCTGTGTTCGTTGCACCCTCGAGGATCACACGGTCGTCTTCGCCGCCATGAATGGTGATCGCACCATCCACGCCCGCCAAACGATCCATGTCAGCGGCCTTGAGCGTGACCTGACCACCGTTGACGAACTGAAGATCAATCGCGCCAAGCTCGAACCCGTCAAGGCCGGTATTGTCGAGATCAACATCGAACATCGCGCCATCAGGGCGTTCATTGGTGGTGTCGAGTACAAACAGAGTATCAGATTGGTTGCCCGCTGTGTCCTCAGAGGACAACACGATTTGCGACCCGTTCGGGATCTTGTTGCCAAAGACCATCATAGTTTCGCTGCCGACCTCAATGTCGGTTGCGGCCACTTCGGTAACTTGGCCCGCATCCGTGACAGAAAAGACCGAGACATCATCCGCCGTAGCGTCGATTGAAACAGACCGTACACCGGTGGTGTCGCGCATAACCGCCTCGACCACGGGTTCGGTGTCGATGGTATCAATCTCGATCTGTGTCATCTCGGACAAGGTATTGTTGTATTTGTCGATGGCTTCGATTTTCACGTCTGCGAACCGTTCGCCGCCCGCAATCACACCGTCCTCAAACGTCACGGTCCAGCCGCCGTTGCTGTCCACCTCTGCTTGTTGGCGCACGCCGTCGATAGTGACAAAGACGCGCGACCCTGCTTCGACTTCGCCCGTTAGAACCAGACCACCGTCCATTTCCGCGCCGTTAAATACGCCATCCGCGCCCGCAACATTGGCGTCCATGCCAAGCTCGTTCACAATTGTGTCGTAAGTCACCGTGTCGGACAAACGTGCCTCGTTACCCGCAAGGTCGGTTGCTACGACCAAGATTGGAACAAAGCCCTCGCCCGCAGGGATTGTACCCGCAGGAAGCGTATAGGACCACGCACCTGTGCCATTGGCCGTGACCGAGAACTCGGACCCGCCCACGGTGATGACCACATCTGAATATGGCTCAACTTGACCGTTCAGTTTCACACCGTTGTCAGATTCTGTTTTGTTTACAACGCCATCGGAGCCGCCAAAATCAGACAGGTTATTGAATTCATTTACAAAAGTATCGACTTCGATTGCGCGGGTAACCGTTTTGGTGTTGCCCGCATCATCCGTGATCGTCGCCGTAGCTTCGGTCATGTATTCGCCCGCGACCACTTCGCTTGCGGCAAATTTCACCGCGAACGAGCCACCAGATGAGGCCCGTACCGTGTGCGACGCATCGCCCAACGTCACGACCACATTTAGTCCCGGCGTTGCCGTACCCGTAATCCAGACGCCATCAGCGGCCTCATCAAAGTTGATGACGTTGTCGCCCTCAACCGGACCGGTCGAGAGGGCAACATTGCCAGCCACGGTATCTACACGAACAGACGTTGCTGACTGCGCAGAGTTACCCGCCGCGTCTGTCGCAACTGCCGTGAGTGTTGTGTTGTATTCACCCGCAGGCAACGTACCGGCCGGAAGTGTGACATTCCAAACGCCGTTTGCGCCCGCCGCCGTGGTCATCTCCACACCTTGAAGCGTGACAACAACGATCGATCCGGGTTCGGCTGTGCCAGAGAACGTGAGCGGTTGACCGCTTTCCGAAAGGTTCACGATCTCGTCGCCACCCGAGTGGTTCGGATCAATCGCAACACCCATTTCAGTGTCGATATGGAATGTGCCAGATGTGGACGACGAATTGCCCGCCGCGTCCGTGGACACCGCCGTCACATTGGCGTCATAGGTGCCTTGGGGCAGTGAACCATTGGCGTAGTTGACCGTCCACGTTCCATCCTCACCGACAGTTGTCGAGCGCGATACGCCCGCGACCGTCACCACCACAGTCGAGCCTGCCTCGCCGGTGCCGGACAAATCAACGCTCTCTTTCATTTCAGACAGGTTTACAGTGCCGTCACCACCCGCGCCGCCCGCGTTCACCGTCAGGCCGCCTTCGAGGTCGACGTGAACGTCATGCGTATAACTCGCCGCATTGCCTGCCGCGTCCGTAACGGTCGCAGAGATAGTGCTATCGTATGTTCCAGACGGGAATTGCGTGCCGTCAAAAACGGCGCTCCATGTGCCATCTTGGCCAACGGTCGTTTCGACCTGCTGACCTTCCATTGTGACAACAACGGTTGCGCCGGCTTCGGAGGTTCCCGATACGGTCACATCGCCTGTGGCTTCGTCGATATTGATGACATTGTCGCCAGCAACCATATCAAACGTTAGGTCTTCCGCTTCGGTATCGACCAAAAGCGTATCAGTCACAGTCGTAGAGTTGCCCGCCCCGTCCGTCGATGTGACGGTGACATCTGTGGTGTATTCACCCTCTTCAATCGTTTCGCTGTCGAAATCGACAGTCCACGTGCCGTCCTCGTTTACCGTGGTTGTACCCGTGGTGTCGTTGATAGTGACATCCACCGTTGCACCCGGCTCACCCTCGCCCGAAATGGTAAAGCTGCCACTATCGTAGCCCTCGCCATTGACGATCGCACCCGTTCCTTCGGTTCCGTCCGTAATGACAACATCAGGCGCAGATGTGTCGGGCGCAGACCCGCCACCACCACCACCACCATCACTTCCACCGCCATCACCATTCGCGAGCGCACCAGCCGCCAAAGCTGCACCACCTGCACCAAGACCAAACAATGGGCCAAGCAATGGCGCGGCAATCGGCGCAACAACCGGTTCGATCCGCTCAAGGTCAAGGAACACCAACTGGTCGTATTCGCTCCACTTGCCCGACAAATCGACATCGCCGTAACTTGCCAGCAATTCACCCTCAGCCGTGTCTGCAAATTCAACCTCGGAGATAAAACCGCGCTCGGACAGCAACAGCTCCTTTTCACCGCCAACAAAGAAGCCTTCGAGACGAATTTCCTTGCCACCGACCAACGTGAGGATCAAATCCCCGCCGTCGCGCGCATAACCGGAAATCGCGGCCTGCGTTGTGTTCAATGAAATGTCTTCTATGCCCGCCATACGGATGACTTCGACATCACCCGCGAGAGAAAGACTGCCTGTGTCGATTTCGCCCGCATTATTGCGGACGGTAAATTGCAAACCTACCATTATACATATTCACTTCTGCTCAAGTATGTGCCGTGTATCCTAAGTTTGGTCACAGCTATCATTACGCTCTAGCTTAGAAACTAACGTATACTCGAATCACTTGCTAGATTTTTCTGCGATTTCGGCAAAAAAAGCCCTATTTGCTACCAGATAGCGCCATAAACCCCGGACTGCTCCCAAGATTTGGAGAAGAACACGACATATTGGCAATCAGGCAAGATAGCGAAAATGGATGATTTTTATGACCTTACGTCAGCCAGCACGGCCCACACCGCGCAGCCGAAGTGCATTGCTGATCACAAAGACAGATGAGAGCGCCATTGCCCCCGCGCCCAGCATCGGAGAGAGCAAAACACCCCAAGTCGGGTAAAGCACGCCCGCAGCAATCGGGATAAGTGCGACATTGTACGCAAAGGCCCAAAACAGGTTTTGGCGGATATTGCGCATCACTTTGCGGCTCAGGTCCAACGCCGTGACCACCGCGCGCGGGTCCGCCCCCATCAAAACCACGTCCGCCGCCTCAATCGCAACATCAGTGCCGCTCCCAACGGCCAACCCGACATCTGCCGAGGCCAACGCAGGCGCATCGTTTATCCCATCGCCAACAAATGCAATCTGGCCAAACTGTGCACGCAATGCCGCGACGATCTCGGCCTTGCCCTTGGGCAACACCTCCGCCTCGACCCGATCGATGCCCAACTCGTCCGCAATCGCGCGTGCCGCCCGCTTGGTATCGCCCGAGACCATGACCACGGATAGCCCGCGCGCATGTAACATCGCGACCGCCTCTTTCGACCCTGCACGCACACGGTCAGACACGCCAAGGACCATCGCAGGCACGCCGTCTATCGCCACCAAAACAGGGGTGCGCCCTTGCGCCTCCAACATCTCTAACGATGCGCCAAAAGCCGCCATTTCGACGCCTTCGCGCACCATCAATCGCCCATTGCCGACCAAGACCTGATGATCGCCAACCTGCGCACTCACCCCGTGTCCTGCGACCGCGCGGGCGCGACCAACCGCTGGCAGGGTCAGGTCATGCTCTGCCGCCGCCCGCTCAATGGCGCGCGCGATCGGATGCTCTGATTTTGCCTCCACGGCGGCAACCATCGCCAGAACGGTGTTTTCATCGCCAAACAGCGCGATGATATCCGTCACCACGGGCGCGCCCATCGTGAGTGTGCCGGTCTTGTCAAACGCCACCACCTTGACCGACTGCAACGCCTGAAGGGCATCACCCTTGCGAAACAACACGCCCAACTCTGCGGCCCGCCCCGTTCCCACCATGATCGATGTGGGCGTGGCCAGACCCATCGCGCACGGACAGGCAATGATCAGCACCGATACCCCCGCAACAAGCGCATATTGCAACGCCGCATCAGGCCCAAAGGCCAACCAGACCAGAACAGTCAACGCGGCCAACACCATCACAGCAGGCACAAAATACATCGTCACCTTATCAACCAAAGACTGAATTGGGAGCTTGGCCCCTTGCGCATCTTCGACCATGCGAATGATCTGCGCCAACATGGTGT encodes:
- a CDS encoding heavy metal translocating P-type ATPase encodes the protein MHSVRLSVEGMTCASCVGRVERALLAAEGIHAANVNLAVEAAEITFEAPADMSSIVATLEKAGYPARTEAIVLDVEGMSCASCVGRVERALADVEGVIAASVNLAAETASATVLAGVTDADALCGAVAGVGYTARSRAQDAPHEDRKADEARGYLRRLIVAAAFTLPVFVVEMGGHLYPPVHGWIMGAMEHQTWRLIQFWLTLVVLIGPARGFFLKGVPALLRGAPDMNSLVAMGAGSAFAYSCVTTFAPWYLPPAARNVYFEAAAVIVTLILLGRYLEARAKGRTGEAIRKLAGMKAVTARVERDGAVVDVAIGEVVVGDIVHLRPGEKVAVDGVVISGDSHVDEAMISGEPLPVAKGEGAALIAGTVNGEGAMSYRALKVGGDTMLAQIIRMVEDAQGAKLPIQSLVDKVTMYFVPAVMVLAALTVLVWLAFGPDAALQYALVAGVSVLIIACPCAMGLATPTSIMVGTGRAAELGVLFRKGDALQALQSVKVVAFDKTGTLTMGAPVVTDIIALFGDENTVLAMVAAVEAKSEHPIARAIERAAAEHDLTLPAVGRARAVAGHGVSAQVGDHQVLVGNGRLMVREGVEMAAFGASLEMLEAQGRTPVLVAIDGVPAMVLGVSDRVRAGSKEAVAMLHARGLSVVMVSGDTKRAARAIADELGIDRVEAEVLPKGKAEIVAALRAQFGQIAFVGDGINDAPALASADVGLAVGSGTDVAIEAADVVLMGADPRAVVTALDLSRKVMRNIRQNLFWAFAYNVALIPIAAGVLYPTWGVLLSPMLGAGAMALSSVFVISNALRLRGVGRAG
- a CDS encoding TolC family protein, with the translated sequence MRKGLSVCIFIGATTALSGCMDAPLMSKLSDVKPVAFVRDQMAAPAPMVTGAPQLAAANSDSGSEIISGLISRRSVLDAGSPYDTLASTLLETSSGVAQAELRAAKMRSVSRDKNWLPTIGPSISLTSLGEFAAGLLVNQVLYDNGKKKAEREFAAADVEVAAVVLAQDENDRVHSGLELLVVAAEAREKTAMAQSGLGRMREFNRVVGERVRGGLSSLADERVVHSKISEMEHEAATHSEARDSAISELRSMMSGHSVPELSAPSGIKLASSSLETLDVVRARAEAKRASAEAHVERASLLPTLSATGLIGKNSSAALDYEGSGLGLGTRAEMEASKAREGAALALVGRAQETAARQRSRLDSSLQALSRKERDAADLVQQSRANYRLFQDQFEAGKKTVMDVLSVYEQMVRDELKHIDVKYEIVQTQLEAARLAGVLANGAEI
- a CDS encoding Ig-like domain-containing protein codes for the protein MVGLQFTVRNNAGEIDTGSLSLAGDVEVIRMAGIEDISLNTTQAAISGYARDGGDLILTLVGGKEIRLEGFFVGGEKELLLSERGFISEVEFADTAEGELLASYGDVDLSGKWSEYDQLVFLDLERIEPVVAPIAAPLLGPLFGLGAGGAALAAGALANGDGGGSDGGGGGGGSAPDTSAPDVVITDGTEGTGAIVNGEGYDSGSFTISGEGEPGATVDVTINDTTGTTTVNEDGTWTVDFDSETIEEGEYTTDVTVTSTDGAGNSTTVTDTLLVDTEAEDLTFDMVAGDNVINIDEATGDVTVSGTSEAGATVVVTMEGQQVETTVGQDGTWSAVFDGTQFPSGTYDSTISATVTDAAGNAASYTHDVHVDLEGGLTVNAGGAGGDGTVNLSEMKESVDLSGTGEAGSTVVVTVAGVSRSTTVGEDGTWTVNYANGSLPQGTYDANVTAVSTDAAGNSSSTSGTFHIDTEMGVAIDPNHSGGDEIVNLSESGQPLTFSGTAEPGSIVVVTLQGVEMTTAAGANGVWNVTLPAGTLPAGEYNTTLTAVATDAAGNSAQSATSVRVDTVAGNVALSTGPVEGDNVINFDEAADGVWITGTATPGLNVVVTLGDASHTVRASSGGSFAVKFAASEVVAGEYMTEATATITDDAGNTKTVTRAIEVDTFVNEFNNLSDFGGSDGVVNKTESDNGVKLNGQVEPYSDVVITVGGSEFSVTANGTGAWSYTLPAGTIPAGEGFVPILVVATDLAGNEARLSDTVTYDTIVNELGMDANVAGADGVFNGAEMDGGLVLTGEVEAGSRVFVTIDGVRQQAEVDSNGGWTVTFEDGVIAGGERFADVKIEAIDKYNNTLSEMTQIEIDTIDTEPVVEAVMRDTTGVRSVSIDATADDVSVFSVTDAGQVTEVAATDIEVGSETMMVFGNKIPNGSQIVLSSEDTAGNQSDTLFVLDTTNERPDGAMFDVDLDNTGLDGFELGAIDLQFVNGGQVTLKAADMDRLAGVDGAITIHGGEDDRVILEGATNTGQSTQIDGATYDVYTLGDEGQVLVDHDIEVVLP